From a single bacterium genomic region:
- a CDS encoding glycosyltransferase family 4 protein, with protein sequence MRILAVNWQDTTNPLAGGAEIHLEEILKRVVAWGHHVTFACSNYPNGLEQEQRDGMSIRRRGSRQNFNFVAPFLVKNLLDESQFDLIVEDINKIPFYLPLWYDLPHLAVIPHLFGKNIYQEANAVIASYVYFAEKPIPRVYAKSHFLAISDSTRDDLVTRGIRREKIDVAECGVDHSAYKVDPLSQRYDQPTILYLGRLKKYKSVHHLISALPFVRQRIANARLLIVGGGDYLRELKSLTQELGLNDAVEFAGFVSEEQKLEYLRRSHVSIYPSPKEGWGITNIEANACGTPVVAADSPGLRDSVSPEVSGLLYEYGNIEGLAAQISRLLSDKALYERMSQSAVTWAKRFTWDDCAQRSFAAMERTVSEWRDRG encoded by the coding sequence TTGCGAATTCTGGCTGTCAATTGGCAGGATACTACGAATCCACTCGCTGGTGGAGCAGAAATTCATCTTGAAGAGATACTCAAGAGAGTTGTTGCTTGGGGGCACCATGTTACATTTGCCTGCTCGAACTATCCCAATGGTTTGGAGCAGGAGCAGCGCGATGGGATGTCAATTCGTCGGCGTGGTTCACGCCAGAATTTCAATTTTGTCGCCCCGTTCTTAGTCAAGAACCTTCTGGATGAATCACAATTTGATCTCATCGTCGAAGATATCAATAAGATACCATTCTACTTGCCACTGTGGTATGATCTGCCTCACTTGGCAGTAATCCCGCATCTCTTCGGAAAGAACATCTATCAAGAAGCGAACGCGGTGATTGCAAGCTATGTCTATTTTGCAGAGAAACCGATTCCACGCGTGTACGCGAAGTCTCATTTCCTGGCAATTAGCGACTCGACCCGCGACGATCTTGTAACAAGGGGCATTCGTCGGGAGAAAATCGATGTAGCTGAGTGCGGCGTCGATCATTCCGCCTATAAGGTCGATCCGTTGTCGCAAAGATACGATCAGCCGACAATACTCTACCTCGGAAGGCTGAAAAAGTATAAGTCCGTTCACCACCTGATCTCCGCTCTGCCGTTCGTCAGACAAAGAATAGCGAATGCTCGTTTATTGATAGTCGGAGGCGGTGACTATCTTCGTGAATTGAAGTCACTGACTCAGGAATTGGGATTGAATGACGCCGTTGAGTTTGCGGGATTTGTTTCGGAAGAACAGAAACTTGAATACTTGCGCAGATCACACGTTTCTATTTATCCTTCTCCCAAGGAGGGTTGGGGCATAACGAACATCGAGGCAAATGCCTGCGGAACACCGGTTGTTGCTGCCGATTCACCGGGGCTAAGAGATTCTGTCAGCCCGGAAGTGTCAGGATTGTTGTATGAGTATGGAAACATCGAGGGACTTGCAGCACAGATTAGCAGGCTCCTCAGCGACAAAGCACTTTACGAACGAATGAGTCAGTCGGCAGTGACATGGGCAAAGAGATTCACGTGGGACGACTGCGCACAGCGGTCTTTTGCCGCGATGGAACGCACCGTTTCTGAATGGAGAGACCGTGGGTAA
- a CDS encoding flippase-like domain-containing protein encodes MGKKLLITFGILIAAFFLYLFVEKIEWDRVISAIRQANYWWLIPNVAMIFASMALRAWRWGIMVNPLKKCSFRGLYAATMIGFMASNILPARLGELARPLSLGKIEDVSRSAAMATTLIERVFDLLTLLALFTLIILFKEFPASVAEDLGHLETAGWLFLGVTMFAVMILTLLKFRTQATLGVLNRILHIFPQRIKEVGSDLLVKFASGLEVLSDPKSVLLISAQSALLWVVMALSNYFIFLAFDMSFLPLDASFVVLAVVSVGIMLPNAPGFIGPYQYLTVLSLSLYGVDKDTAAACSIVMWATQYFTITIAGLYHLKQEHLSLKEVEREPVND; translated from the coding sequence GTGGGTAAAAAGCTGCTGATTACGTTCGGAATTCTAATTGCGGCATTCTTCTTATACTTGTTTGTCGAAAAGATTGAATGGGACCGCGTAATCTCAGCAATACGACAGGCCAACTACTGGTGGCTGATTCCGAATGTCGCCATGATATTTGCCTCAATGGCGCTAAGAGCATGGCGGTGGGGGATAATGGTTAACCCCCTGAAGAAGTGCTCGTTTCGCGGGCTATATGCCGCGACGATGATCGGATTTATGGCTTCGAACATCTTGCCGGCGCGCTTGGGAGAATTGGCGCGGCCATTGTCGCTTGGCAAGATTGAAGATGTTTCTCGCTCTGCGGCAATGGCGACGACGTTGATCGAACGCGTGTTCGACCTGTTGACTCTTCTTGCATTGTTCACACTGATAATTCTATTTAAGGAATTCCCGGCTTCTGTGGCAGAAGATCTGGGACATCTGGAGACTGCCGGATGGTTGTTTCTCGGCGTCACGATGTTCGCGGTGATGATCTTGACACTACTGAAGTTTCGCACTCAAGCTACACTCGGGGTACTAAATCGGATTCTCCACATTTTCCCGCAACGAATCAAAGAAGTCGGCAGCGACTTGTTGGTTAAGTTTGCGTCCGGTCTGGAAGTACTTTCTGATCCAAAATCGGTGCTTCTGATTTCGGCACAATCGGCGCTATTGTGGGTCGTGATGGCCCTCTCGAATTACTTCATATTCCTGGCATTTGACATGAGTTTCTTGCCACTGGACGCTTCGTTCGTGGTGTTGGCGGTCGTGTCAGTGGGAATTATGCTGCCAAATGCGCCGGGATTTATCGGACCATACCAATACTTAACAGTGTTGAGCTTGAGTCTTTACGGGGTCGACAAGGATACTGCGGCTGCCTGTAGTATCGTCATGTGGGCAACGCAATACTTCACCATTACGATTGCCGGCCTGTACCATCTTAAGCAAGAGCATCTCTCTCTCAAAGAAGTTGAACGCGAGCCGGTCAACGACTGA
- a CDS encoding HAD family hydrolase produces MKQAILFDFWQTLFHDMKERETFEARKQLVKTFLTEREYYDPANSVDEAFEASRPWFLDIYHREQRTPIVSERLTWVFDQLGVPIDTKSFAHLSQEFEEMGLMLDPKLTENLPPVLEQLSRDYLLGIVSDTGYTPGRVLRKHMQAHGVLDYFSAFSFSDETGRAKPHALQFENVMNKLGVDPSNAIHCGDLPTHDVRGAKALGITSVLYTGCHAETTNGYEPDFIVSDWRELPAVVRKVFA; encoded by the coding sequence ATGAAACAGGCTATACTTTTCGACTTCTGGCAGACCCTCTTTCACGATATGAAGGAACGCGAGACATTTGAGGCGCGAAAGCAATTGGTGAAGACCTTCCTGACGGAACGAGAGTATTATGACCCGGCGAATTCAGTTGACGAGGCTTTTGAAGCCTCTCGCCCGTGGTTTCTTGACATCTATCATCGGGAACAACGAACTCCAATTGTAAGTGAACGCCTGACTTGGGTATTCGACCAATTGGGAGTACCAATTGATACCAAGTCATTCGCCCACCTGTCGCAAGAATTCGAGGAAATGGGATTGATGCTGGACCCGAAATTGACCGAGAACCTGCCACCAGTTCTCGAACAACTAAGTCGCGACTACTTGTTGGGAATCGTCTCCGATACAGGATACACGCCCGGACGAGTCTTGCGAAAGCACATGCAGGCACACGGTGTCTTGGACTATTTTTCCGCATTCTCTTTTTCCGACGAAACCGGTCGCGCCAAGCCTCACGCTCTCCAGTTCGAAAACGTCATGAATAAACTGGGTGTCGATCCCTCCAATGCAATCCATTGCGGCGACCTACCGACCCACGATGTCCGTGGCGCCAAGGCTCTTGGTATAACCTCTGTGCTCTATACCGGATGCCACGCGGAAACAACAAACGGCTACGAACCGGATTTTATCGTGTCGGATTGGCGTGAACTTCCAGCAGTCGTCAGAAAAGTTTTTGCTTGA
- a CDS encoding DUF2723 domain-containing protein, with protein sequence MSISVGNFDIKKVDRLNLGLGLLVFFLSFIVYMMTVQRTFSFWDCGEFVACSYILGVPHPPGTPLFILIGRIFSMIPFSDDIGFRINILSVLSTALASMFGYFAIVKIVREWFGEKVEGIRQIGMYTGAVVGALLMSFSTTNWNSAVEAEVYGPSMLMITLLIWLTLIWSDKRGTVEATRYLVLIFFLAVLSTAIHLTVYLIMPFIMLMILLLDESLRKNWLFLVTALILLWPVKSLVEFMYIGGAWAAVVALIYFVSRDKRLSTMPFMIMIAAGIAFSSQFYIPIRAAEKPAINENAPYTWQTFEDFLERKQYGQMSMTERMFTRRGSWANQFGTHPRMGFWGFFHDQYGVSGKGFLLFLFPIGLLGLLEPIMRKWQKGLPFFLMVLAATVGLVIYMNFADGTLPNVLPGDDAGLEVRDRDYFWQPGFILFAMAIGMGIVALWDLAYNFFSKRGMEKLTLALLAFLILPINAVFATYHENNRSNNYISYDYAYNLLMSADSNAVVFTNGDNDTFPVWALQEVYGIRKDVKIANLSLLNTDWYIKQLKNEMGVPISLSDAQISAMRHERYPDGRIRRVQDQMIDNIIETAKFQTPVHFAVTVSQDNRIYRMQPIEDHLEMKGMMFRLKRETGTNMIDLDATIDLYSNVFKYRGVADSTVYKDENAFRLTNNYSAGFLYTAEELRKRGDTQKAIDMVNLAIKTVPGEWRSQAYLMQLYADMDSLDRVAELLKTAPPELDPKTMWQTLASDLYRRGLRDKAIDMLNDRLTEDPHFDGAYKQLLSIYFKESMTDSMEKLLDRWIANNPSDTEAISAMKDVQELKQAESGVKLRQLDVPDTSK encoded by the coding sequence TTGTCCATTTCCGTTGGGAATTTTGATATCAAAAAAGTTGATCGGCTGAACCTCGGTTTGGGGCTACTGGTTTTCTTCCTGTCCTTCATCGTTTACATGATGACAGTACAGCGCACGTTCTCATTTTGGGACTGCGGTGAATTTGTAGCGTGTTCATACATACTGGGAGTACCCCATCCGCCCGGAACACCGCTGTTTATTCTGATAGGCCGCATCTTCTCAATGATTCCATTTTCCGACGACATTGGATTTCGAATCAACATTCTCTCGGTTCTGAGTACGGCGCTGGCGTCAATGTTCGGCTACTTCGCGATTGTAAAGATTGTCCGCGAGTGGTTCGGCGAAAAGGTCGAAGGTATTCGTCAGATCGGAATGTATACCGGAGCCGTTGTCGGCGCGTTGTTAATGTCATTCTCAACAACTAACTGGAACTCAGCGGTCGAGGCAGAGGTCTATGGGCCGTCGATGCTAATGATCACATTGTTGATCTGGTTGACACTCATTTGGTCTGATAAGCGCGGTACTGTTGAAGCTACGCGTTATCTTGTTCTGATATTCTTCCTAGCGGTACTTTCGACCGCGATTCACCTGACGGTCTATCTGATCATGCCGTTCATAATGCTAATGATTTTGCTTCTGGATGAATCGTTACGAAAGAATTGGCTGTTCTTGGTGACCGCATTAATACTGCTCTGGCCGGTCAAGTCATTGGTTGAATTCATGTATATAGGCGGAGCCTGGGCTGCAGTTGTTGCGTTGATATACTTCGTTTCGCGGGACAAGCGGCTATCGACCATGCCCTTTATGATCATGATTGCGGCAGGCATTGCTTTCAGCAGCCAGTTCTATATTCCGATTAGGGCTGCCGAGAAGCCGGCGATTAATGAGAATGCTCCCTACACTTGGCAGACCTTTGAGGATTTCCTTGAGCGCAAACAGTATGGGCAGATGTCGATGACGGAGCGCATGTTTACTCGTCGCGGAAGTTGGGCAAATCAGTTTGGCACACATCCGCGCATGGGATTCTGGGGATTTTTCCACGATCAGTATGGAGTCTCCGGCAAAGGTTTCTTGCTCTTCTTGTTCCCAATTGGGCTTCTGGGGCTGTTGGAACCGATTATGCGAAAATGGCAGAAGGGTTTGCCCTTCTTCCTGATGGTTCTGGCGGCGACAGTGGGGCTCGTGATTTACATGAATTTCGCGGACGGGACACTTCCCAATGTCTTGCCCGGCGATGACGCCGGGTTGGAAGTCCGAGATCGAGACTATTTCTGGCAGCCGGGTTTCATCCTGTTTGCCATGGCTATCGGTATGGGAATTGTTGCGTTGTGGGACCTGGCATACAATTTCTTCAGTAAGCGCGGGATGGAAAAACTAACTCTGGCTTTGCTCGCGTTCCTGATTCTTCCAATCAATGCTGTGTTTGCGACATATCACGAGAACAATCGATCGAATAATTACATCTCGTACGACTATGCCTACAACTTGTTAATGTCGGCAGACTCTAACGCAGTAGTATTCACCAACGGCGACAATGATACATTTCCGGTGTGGGCGCTGCAGGAAGTTTACGGTATTCGCAAAGATGTCAAGATTGCGAATCTGTCGCTGCTCAATACTGACTGGTATATTAAGCAGTTAAAGAACGAGATGGGAGTTCCCATCAGTCTTTCTGACGCACAAATCTCTGCCATGAGGCATGAGCGTTATCCTGATGGACGTATTCGCCGCGTTCAAGATCAGATGATCGATAACATCATTGAAACGGCGAAGTTTCAGACTCCGGTGCATTTTGCAGTGACTGTTTCGCAGGACAATCGCATTTATCGGATGCAGCCAATTGAAGATCATTTGGAGATGAAAGGCATGATGTTCCGATTGAAACGCGAGACTGGAACGAACATGATCGACCTTGATGCAACTATCGATCTTTACTCCAATGTCTTTAAATACAGAGGCGTTGCCGATTCAACAGTCTACAAGGACGAGAATGCATTCCGGCTTACGAATAATTACTCTGCTGGTTTCCTTTATACCGCCGAGGAACTACGCAAGCGCGGCGATACGCAGAAGGCAATTGACATGGTAAATCTTGCCATCAAGACAGTGCCGGGTGAATGGCGCAGCCAAGCGTACTTGATGCAGCTGTATGCTGATATGGATTCGCTGGACCGCGTGGCGGAATTGCTGAAGACCGCGCCACCGGAACTGGATCCGAAGACAATGTGGCAGACGCTTGCGAGCGATTTGTATCGTCGAGGTCTGCGCGACAAGGCGATTGACATGCTCAATGACCGACTTACTGAAGACCCGCATTTTGATGGCGCATACAAGCAGCTGTTAAGCATCTACTTCAAGGAGTCAATGACCGACAGCATGGAAAAGCTGCTTGATCGCTGGATTGCCAATAATCCATCCGACACTGAAGCGATAAGCGCCATGAAGGATGTTCAGGAACTGAAGCAGGCCGAATCGGGTGTTAAACTGCGGCAGTTGGATGTCCCGGACACTTCGAAGTAG
- a CDS encoding dockerin type I repeat-containing protein produces MLTNAGRLVMTGILLFISVLVLPLNAEPMAPFEISIENQPIAKIGDNIELSINYLSGSETFGRFKLFVAYDPSQLRLVNVQPGVIPTFCNWDTFSYGESLCGGCILQTVEINGIADDPNVPGAPTCSSPTGDLARMNFHVLPDTLLAGTRADVQFYWIDCTSNTLESTAQDTVWHGRFAYDYQANEITGTDPNLGGTIAGCIVPGAVVPIRAINTQNGGVEISGTYGVYGDINGDNRFNIADILYMINYIFGGGSSPKDYLHGDYDGDNQATIADAVFLVNYLFLELQGHE; encoded by the coding sequence ATGCTGACAAATGCCGGTCGCTTGGTCATGACAGGAATACTGCTGTTTATCTCTGTCCTCGTGCTTCCGTTGAATGCCGAACCTATGGCTCCTTTTGAGATCTCGATTGAGAACCAACCGATTGCCAAAATCGGCGACAATATTGAATTGTCAATAAACTATCTCTCTGGTTCCGAGACCTTTGGTAGATTCAAGCTTTTCGTTGCTTATGACCCATCGCAGTTGCGCTTGGTGAACGTTCAACCTGGAGTAATTCCGACTTTCTGCAATTGGGATACCTTCAGCTATGGAGAATCGCTCTGTGGCGGCTGTATTTTGCAGACTGTTGAGATAAACGGAATTGCCGATGACCCGAATGTGCCCGGTGCACCCACCTGTAGCTCCCCCACTGGTGATTTGGCAAGAATGAACTTTCATGTTCTGCCCGATACACTTCTTGCGGGAACACGTGCTGATGTACAATTTTACTGGATTGACTGCACAAGCAATACCTTGGAATCGACCGCTCAGGACACCGTTTGGCATGGCCGATTCGCATACGACTACCAGGCAAACGAAATCACCGGCACCGACCCGAATTTGGGCGGGACAATCGCCGGTTGCATCGTACCCGGTGCGGTTGTGCCGATTCGCGCAATCAACACTCAGAATGGAGGCGTTGAGATCAGCGGTACGTATGGAGTCTACGGTGATATCAATGGAGACAACCGCTTCAACATCGCGGACATACTCTACATGATTAACTATATCTTCGGCGGCGGCAGCAGTCCAAAGGACTACCTTCACGGAGATTATGACGGCGACAACCAGGCTACTATTGCTGACGCTGTCTTCCTGGTAAATTATCTTTTCTTGGAATTACAAGGGCACGAGTAA
- a CDS encoding phenylacetate--CoA ligase family protein, protein MKILDSVKKSLRWRYRLTPIPVSYGHEFREKFRFVKLSLTFSQEQLDEYVWSRLTALIHFAYHNTEYYRVLLDDLGCRPEDIKTPADYLTLPTTNRLIVRENLERMKPRNFSETNPIKTVTSGTTGFPLKLYRSQSHEALRKAIVWRHYNACGYFFKDARATLGRPLDFPQKHQYTHEDLLENNLWLNSFHLNPHDFMHIYGALADRRPKMLVGHPSALFTFCLQSERAGVKPIPIPIIYSYSEKLYPHHVEKFKEYFGAQVFDYYGNRENTLAVTQLNCGNYHINPEFGYVEFVTGSRHSEIGETGSIISTSLENYSIPLLRYDTGDLGKPLGTCSVCSIPHPTMEILGGRGKDVLVTRDGFVNCHLDTYLSRNGFFGADYIQVVQRQIDRIIVRIFPNKSYDQVRDENHLKRLAKDCLSGYFEIDVEILDKPPFTEAGKMPYVISELAKHQPDQPSS, encoded by the coding sequence ATGAAGATTCTCGATTCCGTTAAAAAATCCCTGCGTTGGCGGTACAGACTAACTCCTATACCCGTCAGCTACGGCCATGAATTTCGCGAGAAATTCCGTTTCGTAAAACTATCACTTACGTTCAGTCAGGAACAACTTGATGAGTATGTGTGGAGTCGCCTCACGGCACTCATACACTTCGCCTACCACAACACTGAATATTATCGAGTTCTTCTTGATGACTTAGGCTGCCGCCCCGAAGACATTAAGACTCCGGCTGATTACTTGACGTTACCAACGACCAATCGTCTGATTGTTCGCGAGAACTTGGAAAGGATGAAACCGCGCAATTTCTCTGAGACAAACCCGATAAAAACAGTCACATCCGGCACGACCGGATTCCCGCTCAAGCTCTATCGCAGTCAATCACATGAAGCGCTTCGCAAGGCTATTGTCTGGAGACACTACAATGCCTGTGGTTACTTCTTCAAGGACGCTCGCGCCACCCTTGGAAGACCGCTCGACTTCCCACAAAAGCACCAGTACACGCATGAAGACCTGCTGGAAAACAACCTCTGGCTGAACTCATTCCACTTGAATCCTCACGATTTCATGCACATCTATGGCGCTCTCGCCGATCGGCGACCCAAGATGTTGGTGGGCCACCCATCGGCGCTATTTACATTCTGCTTGCAGTCAGAGCGTGCAGGCGTTAAGCCGATTCCGATTCCGATTATTTACAGTTACTCTGAGAAGTTGTATCCGCACCATGTTGAGAAATTCAAAGAATACTTCGGTGCCCAGGTCTTCGACTACTATGGTAACCGCGAAAACACTTTGGCAGTAACTCAACTGAACTGCGGCAACTACCACATCAATCCGGAGTTTGGTTACGTCGAATTTGTGACCGGCTCACGCCATAGCGAAATCGGCGAGACGGGCTCGATCATTTCTACTTCACTCGAAAACTACTCTATCCCGCTTCTCCGATATGACACTGGCGACCTTGGCAAGCCACTCGGGACTTGCTCAGTTTGTAGTATCCCTCACCCTACAATGGAGATTCTTGGGGGCCGGGGCAAAGATGTGCTTGTCACTCGCGACGGTTTTGTGAACTGTCACCTCGATACCTATCTCTCTCGAAATGGCTTCTTTGGGGCAGACTACATTCAGGTTGTCCAGCGCCAAATCGACAGAATAATAGTCCGGATTTTCCCGAATAAGAGCTATGACCAAGTCCGAGATGAAAATCACCTCAAGCGACTGGCGAAAGACTGCCTAAGCGGATATTTCGAAATCGATGTCGAAATACTGGACAAGCCCCCTTTTACTGAAGCCGGGAAGATGCCGTACGTCATTAGCGAGCTTGCCAAGCACCAACCAGATCAGCCCTCATCATAA
- the surE gene encoding 5'/3'-nucleotidase SurE, translated as MLALLTNDDGYEAEGLLKLAREMAKVCDVLVVAPLVDQSGSGHSLTLQRPLRINKVGSNFYSVDGTPTDAVMVAMYGILENKRKPDILISGINRGPNMGDDVTYSGTVSAAFEGAILGIPSIAVSSVATDEIDYAAIARFTRKLAKRVLENGLPGFTLLNVNMPNPPKNGYRGVQITRLGKRVYRDIVVENIDPRGKKYYWIAGEPDWQEFDQSDYSATKAGYVSITPLKMDMTDYTFRDELASWNLKT; from the coding sequence ATGTTAGCGCTATTGACTAATGATGATGGCTACGAAGCCGAAGGCTTGCTGAAGCTCGCGCGCGAGATGGCAAAGGTCTGCGATGTGTTGGTTGTCGCACCGCTCGTAGATCAATCAGGATCGGGTCATTCATTGACGCTTCAAAGACCGCTCAGAATCAATAAGGTTGGAAGCAACTTCTATTCGGTTGACGGTACTCCTACCGATGCTGTGATGGTTGCGATGTATGGCATACTCGAGAATAAGAGAAAACCGGATATTCTGATAAGCGGAATAAATCGCGGACCTAACATGGGAGATGATGTAACTTACTCGGGCACGGTTTCTGCGGCATTTGAGGGAGCGATTCTGGGAATTCCCTCAATTGCTGTTTCGTCGGTAGCTACAGATGAGATTGACTATGCTGCGATTGCACGGTTTACACGAAAACTGGCGAAGAGAGTATTAGAGAACGGATTGCCCGGATTCACTTTGCTCAACGTTAACATGCCGAATCCGCCGAAAAACGGCTATCGTGGCGTTCAGATTACGCGACTGGGCAAGCGAGTTTACCGTGATATAGTTGTCGAAAATATTGATCCGAGGGGGAAGAAGTACTACTGGATAGCTGGGGAGCCTGACTGGCAGGAATTTGATCAATCAGACTATTCGGCGACAAAGGCTGGCTATGTTTCGATCACGCCGCTCAAAATGGACATGACTGACTATACATTTCGTGATGAGCTTGCGTCGTGGAATTTGAAGACGTAA
- a CDS encoding phenylacetate--CoA ligase family protein, which produces MSEQYRFPQDSFEWQSFVKKPWRLRWKLRSIPAHFGPEFQEYYTLLGKSLYWTTEEIDNYQWRKVSDLIAHASKTVPFYQRWFSDQKISASDIRNWEDFKRLPIVSRTNIDQNLADFTSTELKLHRGSPASTSGSSGRVLKFYRSWYTESFRRAVLWRHFNQIGYHFKQPRVSLNVAFVDSEADLLYKYEPIDNLVMINGRFLGAATAKAIHDLIKRFNPVMFYAHPVALATLGKSMEEVNLPPLNLPVTYVYSEVLSKATRAIISRQIGPNVYDHFGNRENSISASQFPCKHYHINSEFVYMELTPSPSVFEGQALNRVIGTNLINYAMPVLRYDCADLATEIKPCGNCQINHPTIQFVGGRDKNFLVSKQGLLHCQFDDILHKHGIEMPDDIQVEQIDIDTLVLRMVVGSDFVLERDEPILVGHLKDATKGLFDIRVEYVDHIPQTQGFKKSKVVSRLGAEYLESQLK; this is translated from the coding sequence GTGTCTGAACAATATCGATTCCCTCAGGATAGTTTCGAGTGGCAATCCTTCGTCAAAAAACCATGGCGACTACGTTGGAAACTGCGATCAATTCCGGCACATTTTGGTCCGGAATTCCAAGAGTACTATACGCTCTTGGGCAAGTCGCTCTATTGGACGACCGAAGAGATTGACAACTACCAGTGGCGCAAGGTTTCAGACCTCATCGCCCATGCGAGCAAGACTGTTCCCTTCTATCAGAGGTGGTTCAGCGATCAGAAGATCTCGGCGAGTGATATTCGCAACTGGGAGGATTTCAAAAGACTCCCAATTGTCTCAAGAACCAATATTGACCAGAATTTGGCTGACTTCACTTCAACTGAGCTTAAACTCCATCGGGGCTCGCCCGCCTCAACTTCCGGTTCAAGCGGCCGAGTCCTGAAGTTCTACCGCAGTTGGTATACTGAGAGTTTCCGTCGGGCGGTTCTTTGGCGTCATTTCAATCAGATCGGATATCATTTCAAGCAACCGAGAGTTTCTCTTAACGTTGCCTTTGTCGATTCCGAAGCCGACCTGCTATACAAGTATGAGCCAATTGACAATTTGGTAATGATCAATGGCAGATTCCTTGGCGCCGCTACCGCGAAAGCCATACATGATCTCATAAAGCGGTTCAACCCGGTGATGTTCTATGCTCATCCTGTGGCATTAGCAACATTGGGCAAATCGATGGAAGAGGTCAATCTCCCTCCACTTAACTTGCCGGTTACATACGTCTATTCCGAAGTCTTAAGCAAGGCGACGCGAGCGATCATCTCTCGCCAAATTGGGCCGAACGTCTACGACCACTTTGGTAATCGCGAAAACTCCATCAGTGCTTCTCAGTTCCCTTGCAAGCACTACCACATTAATTCTGAATTTGTCTATATGGAGTTGACACCATCTCCCAGCGTATTTGAAGGACAGGCTCTCAACCGCGTAATCGGAACCAACCTGATTAACTATGCAATGCCGGTGCTCCGATACGATTGTGCAGATCTTGCCACCGAAATCAAGCCTTGCGGCAACTGTCAGATCAACCATCCGACAATTCAGTTCGTTGGGGGCCGCGACAAGAACTTCCTCGTTTCCAAACAAGGTCTGCTTCACTGTCAATTTGACGATATCCTGCACAAGCACGGGATCGAAATGCCGGACGACATCCAGGTCGAGCAAATCGACATTGACACCCTGGTTCTGCGAATGGTAGTCGGCAGTGACTTCGTGCTTGAACGCGACGAGCCAATATTAGTGGGCCACCTAAAGGACGCGACTAAAGGATTATTTGATATTCGCGTCGAATACGTCGATCATATTCCTCAGACGCAAGGATTCAAGAAGTCCAAAGTCGTTTCTCGCCTTGGCGCCGAATATCTCGAATCGCAGTTGAAATGA
- a CDS encoding glycosyltransferase family 2 protein, with amino-acid sequence MQHRILVIIPAYNAVNTMSTLIDNLEKSYPHIRILVVDDGSTDGTSEVVRLHGASLITHERNRGKGMALRTAFDYAVKNNFDAVVTMDADLQHDPAEVQLFLEEFMDDDTILIGLRQTGPEMPFARRISNTLSTFVASVFAGRRIKDSQCGFRLIPTRVLRSLEFVSSHYDLEPELIIKASRAGFRFRDIPIRTIYNDSSSSIRPARDTLRFLKMLVKSLLW; translated from the coding sequence ATGCAGCATCGAATTCTTGTCATCATTCCAGCTTACAATGCCGTCAACACAATGTCGACGCTGATAGATAATCTGGAGAAATCCTATCCTCATATACGTATCTTGGTCGTCGATGATGGCTCCACTGACGGCACGAGTGAAGTCGTGCGTCTTCACGGGGCAAGTCTTATCACACACGAACGCAATCGGGGCAAGGGGATGGCTTTGCGGACGGCGTTCGATTACGCGGTTAAGAACAATTTTGATGCAGTCGTAACAATGGATGCAGATTTGCAGCATGATCCGGCGGAAGTGCAGTTGTTTCTTGAGGAATTCATGGATGACGACACGATCTTGATCGGGCTGCGGCAAACCGGACCAGAAATGCCGTTTGCGAGGAGGATCTCGAACACTCTTTCGACATTTGTGGCTTCAGTGTTTGCGGGACGACGCATCAAAGACAGCCAGTGTGGTTTTCGGCTGATTCCAACCCGAGTCTTGCGTTCGCTGGAGTTTGTTTCCAGCCATTATGATCTCGAGCCGGAGTTGATAATCAAGGCATCACGGGCCGGGTTTCGATTTCGCGATATTCCAATCAGAACTATCTACAACGACAGCAGCAGCTCTATAAGGCCGGCGCGGGACACGTTAAGGTTCTTGAAAATGCTGGTCAAATCACTATTATGGTAA